In the genome of Panthera uncia isolate 11264 chromosome B3 unlocalized genomic scaffold, Puncia_PCG_1.0 HiC_scaffold_1, whole genome shotgun sequence, one region contains:
- the SPESP1 gene encoding sperm equatorial segment protein 1 yields the protein MKSLVLVVLLLWLSSVPAFPSITVTPDEEQNLNHYVEVLQNLILSVPTREPGREEKSKSPNNAHSIGPKLSRFKEIITHGDTSTENDVLMNPVSEETTTSPTGGFTMPGRKEKSTESTAFWSIKPNNVSVVLHADEPYIIKEPEPEPDSEVRSTEAPKPLPNVTKSSTSPDVTPLSRSTDMDTVTEPEDVPQLSGEYTVGTLETITFGRHPQILNNEDILKKISDISSQVRQAPLVESLKPEYREDIRASREHLKRSLALAEAAEHKLQKMYRSQFLPLGRSSSEIDDIETVINMLYNSRSKLSEYLDIKYVPPEMREKATTVFNTLKKILCVSQLETQNLIRKLLNNNIKMLHLLDIP from the coding sequence gtATAACTGTGACGCCTGATGAAGAACAAAACTTAAATCATTATGTAGAAGTTTTACAGAACCTAATACTAAGTGTTCCTACTAGGGAGCCAGGTCGTGAGGAAAAATCAAAGTCTCCAAATAATGCTCATTCTATAGGACCAAAGTTATCAAGATTTAAGGAGATAATTACACATGGAGACACTTCAACTGAAAATGATGTTTTAATGAATCCTGTCAGTGAAGAAACCACAACTTCTCCTACTGGAGGCTTCACAatgccaggaaggaaggaaaaatctaCTGAAAGTACAGCATTCTGGTCAATTAAACCAAATAATGTTTCGGTTGTTTTACATGCCGATGAACCTTATATTATTaaagagccagagccagagccagattCAGAAGTAAGATCCACTGAGGCGCCAAAGCCATTGCCAAATGTTACTAAATCATCCACAAGTCCAGATGTCACCCCTTTAAGTAGGAGCACTGACATGGATACTGTCACAGAACCAGAAGATGTTCCTCAGCTCTCAGGCGAATATACAGTGGGAACACTTGAAACAATAACATTTGGAAGACACCCACAGATTTTGAATAAtgaagacattttgaaaaaaatttcagataTTAGTTCACAGGTGCGGCAGGCACCTCTTGTTGAAAGCCTCAAGCCAGAATACAGAGAGGACATTCGAGCCTCTAGAGAGCACCTAAAACGAAGCCTTGCTTTAGCAGAAGCAGCAGaacataaattacaaaaaatgTATAGATCCCAGTTCTTACCACTTGGCCGAAGCAGTAGTGAAATTGATGACATTGAAACTGTAATTAACATGCTGTACAATTCTAGGTCTAAATTATCTGAATATTTGGATATTAAATATGTTCCACCAGAGATGAGAGAAAAGGCTACTACAGTCttcaatacattgaaaaaaatattatgtgtaAGTCAACTAGAAACTCAAAACCTTATTAGGAAGTTattaaacaataatataaaaatgttgcaCCTACTTGATATTCCATGA